In Arcobacter sp. F155, one DNA window encodes the following:
- a CDS encoding aminotransferase class I/II-fold pyridoxal phosphate-dependent enzyme has product MFDFRSEVNFLKPDIQIDFNEVCDESTCYQSLLSQLEQRYKIKQTNIELFNGFSSSIYSLLKYLNSKFCYIYSPCNLEYKQASNNLGYETRLINRFENIFLPIKDDSVVVFMNPSFLDGTFYELDKLFEYWASKNAKVIIDETLIDFCGKTSCIKYLAEYENLFIVKDLSKFYARKNLNIATVFASEKSIKSLRKYEPQNKISSFEIKYLEEALKDKRFSTITNSIYIKNRIELEKILQEHKFVDSMFQSNSNSLLIRLKNIDSNEFKKKLLKNGVIINTCLEYDFIDEYFVSFYVGSLNNIKGLKKALNAF; this is encoded by the coding sequence ATGTTTGATTTTAGAAGTGAGGTTAACTTTTTAAAGCCAGATATACAAATTGATTTTAATGAAGTATGTGATGAAAGTACTTGTTATCAATCTCTTTTATCACAGCTTGAACAACGATACAAAATCAAACAAACAAATATCGAGCTTTTTAATGGTTTCTCTTCTTCTATTTATTCACTTCTAAAATATTTAAACTCTAAATTTTGTTATATCTATTCTCCATGTAATTTAGAGTATAAACAAGCTTCAAATAACTTAGGTTATGAAACAAGACTAATCAATAGATTTGAAAATATATTTTTGCCAATCAAAGATGATAGTGTTGTGGTTTTTATGAACCCTTCTTTTTTAGATGGTACTTTTTATGAGCTTGATAAACTTTTTGAGTATTGGGCTAGTAAAAATGCAAAAGTTATTATAGATGAAACACTAATTGATTTTTGTGGAAAAACTTCATGTATAAAATATCTAGCAGAGTATGAAAATCTATTTATAGTAAAAGATTTAAGTAAATTCTATGCAAGAAAAAATCTAAATATCGCAACAGTTTTTGCAAGTGAGAAGAGTATAAAGAGTTTACGAAAATATGAACCCCAAAACAAGATATCAAGTTTTGAGATAAAGTATTTAGAAGAGGCTTTAAAAGACAAAAGGTTTTCAACTATAACAAACTCAATATATATCAAAAACAGAATAGAACTAGAAAAAATACTTCAAGAACACAAGTTTGTAGATTCTATGTTTCAAAGTAATTCTAACTCACTTTTAATTCGGCTTAAAAATATTGACTCAAATGAGTTTAAAAAGAAGCTTTTAAAAAATGGTGTTATTATAAACACTTGTTTAGAGTATGATTTCATAGATGAATATTTTGTGAGTTTCTATGTAGGTTCATTAAACAATATAAAGGGGCTAAAAAAGGCTTTAAATGCTTTTTGA
- the dtd gene encoding D-aminoacyl-tRNA deacylase: protein MIAVIQRVKSSSVKVDSKIVGQIGQGLNILLGVKKGDTKEDIQKLVNKIVNLRIFQDENDKMNLSLIDVGGEALIISQFTLAGNIKKGRRPSFDASENPQIANEYYEEFKAFVASHDIHVQSGVFGAHMEVDIQNDGPVTFIVDSKELN, encoded by the coding sequence ATGATAGCAGTTATTCAAAGAGTAAAATCTTCATCTGTAAAAGTAGATAGTAAGATAGTAGGACAAATAGGACAAGGTCTAAACATCTTACTTGGTGTTAAAAAAGGTGATACAAAAGAAGATATTCAAAAGCTAGTAAATAAAATAGTAAATCTTAGAATTTTTCAAGATGAAAATGACAAGATGAATCTATCTCTTATAGATGTAGGAGGGGAGGCTTTGATTATCTCTCAGTTTACCCTTGCTGGAAATATCAAAAAGGGAAGACGTCCTAGTTTTGATGCAAGTGAAAACCCTCAAATAGCAAATGAGTATTATGAAGAGTTTAAAGCTTTTGTAGCAAGTCATGATATTCATGTACAAAGTGGAGTATTTGGAGCACATATGGAAGTAGATATTCAAAATGATGGTCCAGTTACTTTTATAGTAGATAGTAAAGAATTAAATTAA
- a CDS encoding ArsS family sensor histidine kinase: MIRNISISAFINTIFILALIAVSITFAIFIKLDKQRYNITMQKKYELVAENILKSLESKPNNAGVKFIVEQFKMIQVDKQEQKLQIISNGKPLILRDTLDGVYRIIILDDILYIYVQRDGYNLMLKDTQSYTHNLMIISLAIAISLGVLFSLYYILKRKLKPLRQLNKEIKKFSEGDFNVKIKSNSTDEIGTIAKTFDEALTHINNQRKSKDLFMRNMMHELKTPITKAMFIAETLEDEKKRDMLQKAFHRMDDIIKELAMVEKLTSSNTFVYKELTSFFKIYTKTLDIALLSPDKISSKIKDFNLNADTAMLSVALKNLIDNAIKFSPNSHAILNANKHRIDIISEGEPLKENLEYYTEPFSQEEKRSDGFGLGLYIVKTIANLHGFKLVYNHNKGKNIFSILID; the protein is encoded by the coding sequence ATGATTCGTAATATTTCTATCTCTGCTTTTATTAATACCATTTTTATTTTAGCTTTAATTGCTGTTTCTATTACCTTCGCAATTTTTATAAAGCTTGATAAGCAAAGATACAATATCACTATGCAAAAAAAGTATGAACTTGTAGCCGAAAACATACTTAAATCACTTGAAAGTAAACCTAATAACGCAGGGGTAAAGTTTATAGTTGAGCAGTTTAAAATGATTCAAGTTGATAAACAAGAGCAAAAACTACAAATCATAAGCAATGGTAAACCACTAATTTTAAGAGATACTCTTGATGGTGTATATAGAATTATCATCCTAGATGATATTTTATATATCTATGTTCAAAGAGATGGTTATAACCTGATGTTAAAAGATACTCAAAGTTATACTCACAATCTTATGATTATCTCCCTTGCTATTGCTATTTCCCTTGGGGTACTTTTCTCTTTATACTATATTTTAAAAAGAAAACTAAAACCTCTTAGACAACTAAACAAAGAGATTAAAAAGTTCTCAGAAGGTGACTTTAACGTAAAAATCAAATCAAATAGTACCGATGAAATAGGAACTATTGCAAAGACTTTTGATGAAGCTTTAACTCATATAAATAATCAAAGAAAATCAAAAGATTTATTCATGCGTAATATGATGCATGAACTAAAAACACCTATTACAAAAGCGATGTTTATTGCAGAGACTTTAGAAGATGAGAAAAAAAGAGATATGCTTCAAAAAGCTTTCCATCGTATGGATGATATTATCAAAGAGCTTGCAATGGTTGAGAAGCTAACATCAAGCAACACTTTTGTCTATAAAGAACTAACTTCATTTTTTAAAATCTATACTAAAACTTTAGATATAGCTCTTTTAAGTCCAGATAAAATAAGTTCAAAGATAAAAGACTTTAATCTAAATGCAGACACAGCAATGCTTTCTGTGGCACTTAAAAACCTAATAGATAATGCAATAAAGTTTTCTCCAAACTCACATGCGATTTTAAATGCAAACAAACATAGAATAGATATTATCTCAGAAGGTGAACCACTAAAAGAAAATCTTGAATACTACACAGAACCTTTCTCTCAAGAAGAGAAAAGAAGTGATGGTTTTGGTTTAGGTTTATATATTGTAAAAACTATTGCAAACCTTCATGGATTTAAACTAGTTTATAATCATAATAAAGGTAAAAACATCTTCTCTATTTTGATAGATTAA
- a CDS encoding response regulator transcription factor codes for MIQVLMIEDDLELAQIITEYLASQDIEVTNTDSPYNGLSMLNLKKYELVILDLTLPEIDGLEVIPKIREKSDIPIIISSARDDILDKVMGLERGADDYLPKPYNPRELQARIKAILKRTGGSEKKKEEEKKSDFILKEDDMQIIFKGETLNLTLAEYDILKLLIQRNGAVIAREDFIYASDHIEDDSSLKNIDVMISRIRTKISKIDNEKTYIKSVRGIGYQLV; via the coding sequence ATAATACAAGTATTAATGATAGAAGATGATTTAGAATTAGCTCAAATCATCACAGAGTATTTAGCCTCACAAGATATTGAAGTAACAAACACAGATAGCCCATACAATGGGCTATCAATGTTAAACCTAAAAAAATATGAATTGGTGATTCTAGACCTTACTCTACCTGAGATAGATGGTCTTGAAGTTATTCCTAAAATCAGAGAAAAATCAGATATCCCTATTATTATTTCAAGTGCTAGAGATGATATCCTTGACAAAGTTATGGGACTTGAAAGAGGTGCTGATGACTATCTTCCTAAACCATACAACCCAAGAGAACTTCAAGCTAGAATCAAAGCTATCTTAAAAAGAACTGGTGGAAGTGAAAAGAAAAAAGAGGAAGAGAAAAAGAGTGACTTCATTCTAAAAGAAGATGATATGCAAATCATCTTTAAAGGTGAAACACTTAACCTAACTCTAGCTGAATATGATATTTTAAAACTACTTATTCAAAGAAATGGTGCAGTTATAGCTAGAGAAGACTTTATCTACGCAAGTGACCATATTGAGGATGATAGTAGTTTAAAAAATATCGATGTAATGATTTCAAGAATAAGAACAAAAATATCTAAAATAGACAATGAAAAAACATATATAAAATCAGTACGTGGGATTGGTTATCAACTAGTATGA
- a CDS encoding Do family serine endopeptidase, with the protein MLKKLFFTVIFIATCSFAQSVDFQMADKDIKRVAPSNPNQILSFNESIKDPMKSVVNIAAKRRVSSNAGNIPFQMFNDPFLRRFFGDQFNEQFGQNRIQRSLGSGVIISKDGYIVTNNHVIENADEIIITIADNPKEYNARVIGKDSDSDLAVIKIEGNNFNAVKFGYSENLQVGDLIFAIGNPFGIGTTVTQGIISALNKDHVGINRYENFIQTDASINPGNSGGALVDSRGALIGINSAIISKSGGNNGIGFAIPVSMVKDVVKKLIEDGKVTRGYLGVVIGELDQRVSKLYKRSSGALILDVASDTPASKAGLTRGDLIYSINNIPIKDRKDLQNVIASFKPNQTISVKLERNKKDVKINVTLGNRAGLVTSDANNGKFLGGLLLSELNSKVIKRFRLSSNTKGVLVVNVEPNSDAEKVGFEPGDVIIQIEDIEVKSFPDMQQAIRKYNNKLKRIYINRYGQTIILAIK; encoded by the coding sequence ATGTTAAAGAAACTATTTTTCACAGTAATATTTATAGCTACATGTTCATTTGCTCAGTCAGTTGACTTTCAAATGGCAGACAAAGATATAAAGAGAGTAGCTCCAAGTAACCCAAATCAAATTTTATCATTTAATGAGAGCATCAAAGACCCAATGAAATCGGTCGTAAATATTGCAGCGAAAAGAAGAGTATCTTCAAATGCAGGAAATATTCCATTTCAAATGTTTAATGACCCATTTTTAAGAAGATTCTTTGGTGACCAATTTAATGAACAATTTGGTCAAAATAGAATTCAAAGATCACTTGGTTCTGGTGTAATCATCTCAAAAGATGGATATATCGTAACAAACAATCATGTTATTGAAAATGCAGATGAGATTATCATTACTATTGCAGACAATCCAAAAGAGTACAATGCAAGAGTTATAGGAAAAGATTCAGATAGTGATTTAGCAGTTATTAAAATTGAAGGTAACAACTTCAATGCAGTTAAATTTGGATACTCTGAAAACCTACAAGTTGGTGATTTAATCTTTGCTATTGGTAACCCATTTGGTATAGGTACAACAGTAACTCAAGGTATTATCTCAGCACTAAATAAAGACCATGTAGGTATCAATAGATATGAAAACTTTATCCAAACAGATGCTTCAATCAACCCAGGAAACTCTGGTGGTGCTTTAGTTGATAGTAGAGGTGCTTTAATTGGTATTAATAGTGCTATTATCTCTAAATCTGGTGGTAACAATGGTATTGGTTTTGCAATTCCTGTTTCTATGGTAAAAGATGTGGTTAAAAAACTTATTGAAGATGGAAAAGTTACAAGAGGATATCTTGGAGTTGTTATTGGAGAGCTTGACCAAAGAGTTTCTAAACTATATAAAAGATCAAGTGGTGCACTTATTTTAGATGTAGCAAGTGATACACCAGCTTCAAAAGCAGGATTAACAAGAGGTGACTTAATCTACTCTATCAATAATATTCCAATCAAAGATAGAAAAGATTTACAAAATGTTATTGCATCATTTAAACCAAATCAAACGATTTCTGTAAAACTTGAAAGAAATAAAAAAGATGTAAAAATCAATGTAACTCTAGGGAATAGAGCTGGGCTTGTAACTTCTGATGCAAATAATGGAAAGTTCTTAGGTGGACTTTTATTATCAGAACTTAACTCAAAAGTTATCAAAAGATTTAGACTAAGCTCAAATACAAAAGGTGTATTAGTAGTAAATGTTGAGCCAAACTCTGATGCAGAAAAAGTTGGATTTGAACCAGGAGATGTTATTATTCAAATAGAAGATATTGAAGTAAAAAGCTTCCCTGATATGCAACAAGCAATTAGAAAGTATAATAATAAACTAAAAAGAATTTATATAAATAGATATGGTCAAACAATCATTCTAGCTATAAAATAA
- the ilvD gene encoding dihydroxy-acid dehydratase, with product MRSNEIKKGYDRTPHRSLLRATGLKDEDFDKPFIGVANSFIELIPGHFFLDKVSAIIKEEIKANGCVPFEFNTIGVDDGIAMGHDGMLFSLPSRELIANSIETVMNAHKLDAMIAIPNCDKIVPGMIMGALRVDVPTVFVSGGPMQKGHTKDGDPIDLATAFEAVGKFEKGDMNEEELKDIECNACPSGGSCSGMFTANSMNTLMEAMGIALPGNGTILALTPEREELYRKAARRICEIAKDEKAREDYKLRNILNENAVRNAFAVDMAMGGSSNTVLHMLAIAKEAGVNFNLEDINSISKRVSHIAKISPSLSTVHMEDINKAGGVNAVMKEMSKRGDDILIDNPTIGGISTLEKIKDAQIKDTNIIHTIDNPYSEVGGLAILYGNLAEQGAVIKTAGITGDRVFTGKAVCFDGQPEAIKGIVEGKVQAGNVVVIRYEGPKGGPGMQEMLAPTSLIMGMGLGDKVALITDGRFSGATRGASIGHVSPEAAEGGMIGLLKDGDEIHIDVDQYILSVNLTDEEIAKRKAEFTPLKKPLNSSWLGQYRALVTNASSGAVLKTDL from the coding sequence TTGAGAAGTAATGAGATAAAAAAAGGGTACGATAGAACGCCTCATAGGTCACTATTAAGAGCTACGGGACTAAAAGACGAAGATTTTGATAAACCATTTATTGGAGTAGCAAACTCTTTCATTGAACTAATTCCAGGACATTTCTTTTTAGATAAAGTTTCAGCAATCATAAAAGAAGAGATTAAAGCAAATGGATGTGTTCCTTTTGAGTTTAATACAATTGGTGTTGATGATGGTATTGCAATGGGACATGATGGGATGTTATTCTCACTTCCATCAAGGGAGTTAATTGCAAACTCTATTGAAACAGTAATGAATGCACATAAACTAGATGCAATGATTGCTATTCCAAACTGTGATAAAATCGTTCCAGGTATGATTATGGGTGCATTAAGAGTTGATGTTCCAACTGTATTTGTTTCTGGTGGACCAATGCAAAAAGGTCATACTAAAGACGGTGACCCTATTGATTTAGCAACTGCATTTGAAGCTGTTGGTAAGTTTGAAAAAGGTGACATGAATGAAGAAGAGTTAAAAGATATCGAGTGTAATGCCTGTCCAAGTGGTGGTTCATGCTCTGGTATGTTTACAGCTAACTCAATGAATACTTTAATGGAAGCTATGGGAATTGCTCTTCCTGGAAATGGAACAATCTTAGCACTTACTCCTGAAAGAGAAGAGTTATATAGAAAAGCAGCAAGAAGAATTTGTGAAATTGCAAAAGATGAAAAAGCAAGAGAAGATTACAAATTAAGAAATATCTTAAATGAAAATGCTGTAAGAAACGCTTTTGCTGTTGATATGGCAATGGGTGGTTCTTCAAATACAGTATTACATATGCTAGCAATTGCAAAAGAAGCTGGTGTTAACTTCAACTTAGAAGATATTAACTCTATTTCTAAAAGAGTTTCTCATATTGCTAAAATTTCTCCATCTTTATCTACTGTTCACATGGAAGATATCAATAAAGCTGGTGGTGTAAATGCAGTTATGAAAGAGATGTCAAAAAGAGGTGATGATATTCTAATTGATAACCCAACTATTGGTGGAATTTCTACATTAGAAAAAATCAAAGATGCCCAAATCAAAGATACAAATATTATTCACACTATTGATAATCCATATTCAGAAGTTGGTGGATTAGCGATTCTTTATGGTAACTTAGCAGAACAAGGTGCTGTTATCAAAACTGCTGGTATCACAGGAGATAGAGTTTTCACAGGAAAAGCTGTATGTTTTGATGGACAACCAGAAGCAATCAAAGGTATTGTAGAAGGTAAAGTTCAAGCTGGTAACGTAGTTGTTATTAGATATGAAGGTCCAAAAGGTGGTCCAGGTATGCAAGAGATGTTAGCACCTACTTCACTTATCATGGGAATGGGACTTGGAGATAAAGTTGCTTTAATCACTGATGGTAGATTCTCAGGAGCTACTAGAGGAGCAAGTATCGGTCACGTATCACCTGAAGCAGCAGAAGGAGGAATGATTGGTTTATTAAAAGATGGTGATGAAATTCACATTGATGTTGACCAATATATCTTATCTGTAAACTTAACAGATGAAGAAATCGCTAAAAGAAAAGCAGAGTTTACACCTCTTAAAAAACCTCTTAACTCTTCTTGGTTAGGACAATATAGAGCACTTGTAACAAATGCAAGTTCTGGTGCAGTTCTTAAAACTGACCTTTAG
- a CDS encoding methyl-accepting chemotaxis protein — translation MKNLSLKIKLLVIVISSIVVVAIALTIESIISLQSASKSSIEKFRTSAYTSKKDELSNYVSLVLKSVENNYARTSKENVKKEVESYLFEQTNLIHNAVTGIYNKYKGKLSEAELKAIIKEFIKSSRFGKTGYFWINDTDAKIVMHPIKPQLDNKDMSAYKDKGGKRIFHEFAKVAKNNSEGYVDYVWPKPGFEKPQGKVSYVKLFKPYNWVIGTGEYVDNVSALVKKETLAQIAKMRYGVDGYYWINDSNHTVVMHGANASLAGKNLKDLQDPNGKYVYREIVKVANADKKGGFVDYYWEKPGEKEPQPKLSFVQRFDKWDWIVGTGVYVDDIEKQISIMQDETNEQINGIIIQGLVIVLVLTILVSLVMAFVTNKLIVNPIKRFEEGILNFFSYLNKETSEVNHLEASSDDEIGKMSKVVNRNIDKTKSLIEQDEQLINDVTRVVSEIRNGHLDVKVEKNTDNENLQKLQIQINEMLENLQSSIGKDINIMLEVLSQYSKLDFRDSIQNADGKIELAINDLSRIINEMLRDNKENGLTLDKSSDTLLENVDVLNRNSTETAAALEETAAALEEITSTIVSNTENITKMSSHANDVSKSVEVGKGLAATTVKSMDDINEQTQAIADAITVIDQIAFQTNILSLNAAVEAATAGEAGKGFAVVAQEVRNLATRSAEAAKEIKDLVENATEKTRIGKAGADKMINGYEELNESIVKTTQVIKSISEAAQEQRSGIEQINDAVNQLDKQTQENVSISNITHTIAEQTDSIAKLVVSSADEKEFIGKNEVKAKEFETPTTKGFEIKRKENSKLGKQTVSSSKADEAWESF, via the coding sequence ATGAAAAATTTAAGTTTAAAAATAAAACTGTTGGTAATTGTAATTAGCTCGATTGTAGTAGTTGCTATTGCTTTAACAATAGAGTCAATTATTTCTTTACAATCAGCATCTAAGAGTTCAATTGAAAAGTTTAGAACTAGTGCTTACACTTCAAAGAAAGATGAATTAAGTAACTATGTTTCTCTTGTATTGAAATCAGTAGAAAATAACTATGCTAGAACTTCAAAAGAGAATGTTAAAAAAGAAGTTGAATCTTATTTATTTGAACAAACTAACTTAATCCACAATGCTGTAACAGGTATTTATAATAAATATAAAGGGAAACTTTCAGAAGCTGAGTTAAAAGCTATTATCAAAGAGTTTATTAAGTCATCACGTTTTGGAAAAACTGGTTACTTTTGGATAAATGATACAGATGCTAAGATTGTTATGCATCCAATTAAACCACAACTTGATAATAAAGATATGTCAGCATACAAAGATAAAGGTGGAAAAAGAATTTTCCATGAGTTTGCAAAAGTTGCAAAAAACAACTCTGAGGGGTATGTTGATTATGTATGGCCTAAACCAGGTTTTGAAAAACCTCAGGGAAAAGTATCTTATGTAAAACTATTTAAGCCATATAATTGGGTTATTGGTACAGGTGAATATGTTGATAATGTATCAGCTCTTGTGAAAAAAGAGACTTTAGCGCAAATAGCAAAGATGCGATATGGTGTTGATGGGTATTATTGGATAAATGATTCTAATCATACTGTAGTAATGCATGGAGCAAATGCTTCTTTAGCTGGAAAAAATTTAAAAGACTTACAAGACCCAAATGGAAAATATGTTTATAGAGAGATTGTAAAAGTTGCAAATGCAGATAAAAAGGGTGGTTTTGTTGACTATTACTGGGAAAAACCAGGAGAAAAAGAGCCTCAACCAAAACTATCATTTGTTCAAAGGTTTGATAAATGGGATTGGATAGTTGGAACTGGTGTTTATGTTGATGATATTGAAAAACAAATATCTATAATGCAAGATGAGACAAATGAGCAAATAAATGGAATAATCATTCAAGGGCTGGTTATTGTTTTAGTATTAACTATTCTTGTTAGTTTAGTTATGGCATTTGTGACTAATAAGCTTATTGTAAATCCTATTAAAAGATTTGAAGAAGGTATTTTAAACTTCTTTAGTTACTTAAATAAAGAAACATCAGAAGTAAACCATTTAGAAGCTAGTTCAGATGATGAAATTGGAAAAATGTCAAAAGTAGTTAATCGAAATATTGATAAAACGAAATCATTAATAGAACAAGATGAACAACTAATAAATGATGTTACAAGAGTAGTTTCAGAAATTAGAAATGGACACTTAGATGTAAAAGTAGAGAAAAATACAGATAATGAAAATCTACAAAAACTACAAATTCAGATAAATGAGATGTTAGAAAATCTTCAAAGTAGTATCGGAAAAGATATAAATATTATGCTTGAAGTTTTATCTCAATACAGCAAGTTAGATTTTAGAGATAGTATTCAAAATGCTGATGGTAAAATTGAGTTAGCGATAAATGATTTATCTAGAATCATTAATGAAATGCTAAGAGACAATAAAGAGAATGGCCTTACTTTAGATAAAAGCTCAGATACTTTACTTGAAAATGTTGATGTTTTAAATAGAAACTCAACTGAGACAGCAGCCGCTCTAGAAGAGACAGCAGCAGCCTTAGAAGAGATTACAAGTACGATTGTTTCAAATACAGAAAATATTACAAAAATGTCTTCTCATGCAAATGATGTATCAAAATCAGTAGAAGTTGGTAAAGGATTAGCCGCAACAACAGTTAAATCTATGGACGATATTAATGAGCAAACTCAAGCTATCGCAGATGCAATTACTGTTATTGACCAGATTGCATTCCAAACAAATATTTTATCACTAAATGCAGCAGTTGAAGCAGCAACAGCAGGTGAAGCTGGAAAAGGTTTTGCAGTAGTTGCACAAGAAGTTAGAAACTTAGCTACAAGAAGTGCAGAGGCTGCAAAAGAGATAAAAGACTTAGTAGAAAATGCAACAGAGAAAACAAGAATTGGTAAAGCTGGTGCAGATAAGATGATAAATGGTTACGAAGAGTTAAATGAAAGTATTGTAAAAACAACGCAAGTAATTAAATCTATATCTGAAGCTGCCCAAGAACAAAGATCTGGAATCGAACAAATAAACGATGCTGTAAATCAATTAGATAAACAAACACAAGAGAATGTAAGCATCTCAAATATTACACACACTATTGCAGAACAGACTGACTCTATTGCTAAACTAGTTGTTAGTTCAGCAGATGAAAAAGAGTTTATAGGAAAAAATGAAGTAAAAGCAAAAGAGTTTGAAACACCAACTACAAAAGGTTTTGAGATAAAAAGAAAAGAAAACTCAAAATTAGGTAAGCAAACGGTATCAAGTTCTAAAGCAGATGAAGCATGGGAAAGTTTTTAA
- a CDS encoding DsrE family protein, translating to MKNRFKIIALLLTFFCAVSFVNAKEINDSVALNGVKETKSVFLIDFTNVNKTAFYLQIIEGTHKGLVSQGVKPNMVLVFIGETVKFLSTKQDEAFEMENEEKLQEIQDSIKRLAKLGVRMEVCAVATKVFKVDNSSIPKEMHIIADGFISLIGWQTQGHKLVPIF from the coding sequence ATGAAAAATAGATTTAAAATCATAGCCTTACTATTGACTTTTTTCTGTGCAGTTAGTTTTGTAAATGCAAAAGAGATAAATGATAGTGTTGCTCTAAATGGAGTAAAAGAGACAAAAAGTGTATTTTTAATAGACTTTACAAACGTAAATAAGACAGCTTTTTATTTACAAATAATTGAAGGTACACATAAAGGACTAGTTTCTCAAGGTGTAAAACCAAATATGGTTTTGGTATTTATTGGTGAAACAGTGAAGTTTCTAAGTACAAAACAAGATGAAGCTTTTGAGATGGAAAATGAAGAGAAACTTCAAGAGATTCAAGATTCAATTAAAAGATTAGCAAAACTTGGTGTTAGAATGGAAGTATGTGCTGTTGCTACAAAGGTTTTTAAAGTAGATAACAGTAGTATTCCAAAAGAAATGCATATCATTGCTGATGGTTTTATATCACTTATTGGATGGCAAACACAAGGACATAAGTTAGTTCCAATATTTTAA
- a CDS encoding DMT family transporter — MILMLLAVLIIPFSDAIGKWLSSTYSPMQITFFRFLLQAVLIYFVARVLRKKIGAFKTIYLYLAFFISSCMFLLFWGLMYLPLANNIALFFIEPLVLTVLSIVFLKEKVTRALVIVLFVGLLGTMIIIRPNWSAYGTAAILPILAAIFYALYLMTIRVSKDIKDVLTMQFWIGIIASVFTSVLFLLAQPFDLEVLSFNKIDHSLWWLVFLLAVVTIVSQLLISNALYYANASLLASFQYLEIISATLLGWIIFNDIPDRLTMLGAIIVIFSGVYLIKVERNSKD; from the coding sequence ATGATTTTAATGCTTCTTGCAGTATTGATTATTCCTTTTTCAGATGCAATAGGTAAGTGGCTTTCTAGTACCTATTCTCCAATGCAAATTACTTTTTTCAGATTTTTATTACAAGCAGTTTTGATATATTTTGTGGCAAGAGTTTTACGAAAAAAAATTGGAGCCTTTAAAACTATATATTTGTATTTGGCTTTTTTTATCTCTTCTTGTATGTTTTTACTCTTTTGGGGCTTGATGTATTTGCCTTTAGCAAATAATATAGCACTATTTTTTATAGAACCTTTGGTTTTAACTGTTTTATCAATAGTTTTTTTAAAAGAGAAAGTTACGAGAGCTTTAGTTATTGTATTGTTTGTTGGGCTCCTTGGGACAATGATTATTATAAGACCTAATTGGTCAGCTTATGGAACAGCTGCAATACTACCTATTCTTGCAGCAATATTTTATGCTCTTTATCTTATGACAATACGAGTATCAAAAGATATAAAAGATGTTTTAACAATGCAGTTTTGGATAGGAATTATAGCTTCAGTTTTTACTTCTGTACTCTTTTTACTGGCTCAGCCTTTTGATTTAGAGGTTTTATCTTTTAATAAAATAGACCACTCTTTATGGTGGTTGGTTTTTCTTTTAGCTGTAGTTACTATAGTAAGTCAGTTGTTGATTTCAAATGCTTTGTATTATGCAAATGCAAGTTTATTAGCCTCTTTTCAGTATTTAGAGATAATAAGTGCAACTTTATTAGGATGGATTATTTTTAATGACATCCCTGATAGATTGACCATGTTAGGGGCTATTATAGTGATTTTTTCTGGTGTTTATTTAATAAAGGTAGAAAGAAACTCCAAGGATTAA